A single window of Anopheles moucheti chromosome 2, idAnoMoucSN_F20_07, whole genome shotgun sequence DNA harbors:
- the LOC128310048 gene encoding uncharacterized protein LOC128310048: protein MSDKKTMASAINTSSAMDTTRGTNNSMDQDRVDQPRTNDTCQEKFHKVLNAFLNRGFKINNDVYLEMIISHLSGKYCEDHRKLVKSPEVFQWLETILKQWESDRPPATDIAAFTLQLLGMIVENEWDFSRIQNGSRMLDRFQECIQGNGKMQNPSIKLGHVLVLKAISRHAMGMAWIKQSGSWRICLDYYNGYQTIYITRETSLFIYEVLERFCTMGDYDEVKEIVRTILSPLIDCVWKSPEHDDAVLVNDYHSQKIISPLLNLMQTLFRKIIESKQRTRVAYFILYTYKFERNLWKFTDTMHDHTYLAKIWQTHIFANCARLCTMEIPTEDTFAVDLTFDRYTINFLNYVNFSIRRGNVQNVMLMAETHHALWRILGDRAPEEVVLKNQSIRFGDQILLLQLFPVVYEMQCFATKDLPDYIEKFCTQLYDIACEFTIRLIYACRDIFQAYNLNVTELACKSIQGIVTTHKLPRPRAVIAFQAFVYLLKEFLPDMCCSVEEENRVFGKADLMLSKPNLLSAIINGLMSLIENFKITWKECIESTAIVNFMLNLLSNPNLPSRLVVLALKLTQTSIEHFLAPNLALLMDNISGSGLEHVGHIIYKRLHDLSWEARDTALELLASIVTISEIKFPAFQKHILDCDIIPVVEAAAKNDTEAYVRASALRCLTLMVKIRLLWDHSLSKLSLMNHLIDVIDNESEGVVRREAVNAVREIYANHKIQPQCLDSVFSVLAHAAANDLYWEVKINALQFWRLVMCRQFQHQGMIDGTFPAVTFSKEHKKIVTLTDREIQTRLMKVLNELSLRGCLGVLLACLGDDCDLGVVKETIAIIDKLMSHLNKYNFLDYYQVLSGTGTSANPSGSKGEASASPANVTIQGLAVSPTSQHASSTSGRLSVIDTNYSEVKPPERPSIEMNTSQNPIHHSFEQATVTSTGQQNAPVAGAIPPRQQRRNDADYNSGNVACSTANADEIIDSIVNLNDMNLLSVTYNPHMTTVATAYGRQTGDDCGCDETLRHADLFRQYASVSAEEFLTRVQTLDLSAIVASRQQWLENTESFGSLLDDVLFSYYAADVNDADCY, encoded by the exons ATGAGTGATAAGAAAACGATGGCTTCGGCAATCAATACATCTTCAGCAATGGATACGACAAGAGGAACAAACAATTCCATGGATCAAGACCGAGTTGATCAGCCTCGTACGAATGATACGTGCCAAGAAAAGTTTCACAAGGTGTTAAATGCGTTTCTTAACCGAGGCTTTAAGATCAACAATGATGTCTATCTGGAGATGATTATCAGCCACCTGTCCGGCAAGTATTGTGAAG ATCATCGGAAGCTGGTGAAATCTCCGGAAGTGTTCCAATGGCTGGAAACAATTCTAAAGCAGTGGGAAAGTGATCGTCCTCCGGCTACAGATATTGCCGCCTTCACGCTGCAGCTGCTGGGAATGATCGTGGAGAATGAGTGGGATTTTTCGCGCATACAAAACGGAAGCCGTATGTTGGATCGTTTCCAGGAGTGCATACAGGGTAATGGAAAGATGCAAAATCCTTCCATCAAGCTGGGCCATGTGCTGGTACTGAAAGCAATCTCCCGTCATGCGATGGGGATGGCCTGGATTAAGCAGTCCGGTTCTTGGCGGATCTGTCTAGATTACTACAATGGCTATCAGACAATCTATATAACACGCGAAACATCGCTGTTTATTTACGAAGTTTTGGAGCGCTTTTGCACAATGGGCGACTACGACGAGGTGAAGGAAATCGTCCGTACCATCTTGTCGCCACTAATTGATTGTGTGTGGAAAAGCCCCGAACATGACGACGCCGTACTGGTGAATGATTATCACTCacaaaaaattatttctcCACTGCTGAACCTTATGCAAACGCTGTTTCGTAAAATTATCGAATCGAAACAACGCACACGGGTGGCGTACTTCATTCTCTACACGTACAAATTCGAGCGAAATCTCTGGAAGTTCACCGACACCATGCATGATCACACGTACTTGGCCAAAATTTGGCAAACGCACATTTTTGCCAACTGTGCTCGGTTGTGCACGATGGAAATTCCGACTGAAGATACATTCGCCGTAGATCTGACTTTCGATCGGTACACCATAAACTTTCTAAACTACGTAAACTTCTCCATCAGACGCGGTAACGTCCAGAACGTGATGCTGATGGCCGAAACACATCACGCTCTATGGCGCATCCTTGGCGATCGTGCTCCGGAAGAGGTGGTGTTGAAGAATCAGAGCATCCGTTTCGGCGATCAAATATTACTGCTGCAGCTCTTTCCCGTTGTGTATGAAATGCAATGCTTTGCCACGAAAGATTTGCCGGATTATATCGAAAAGTTTTGCACCCAACTGTACGACATCGCTTGCGAGTTCACCATTCGGCTGATTTACGCCTGCCGAGACATTTTCCAGGCATACAATTTGAATGTGACTGAGCTGGCGTGCAAATCCATTCAGGGTATTGTGACAACTCACAAGCTACCGCGCCCACGGGCAGTTATCGCGTTCCAAGCATTCGTTTACTTGCTGAAAGAGTTCCTTCCCGATATGTGTTGTTCGGTTGAGGAAGAAAACAGGGTCTTTGGAAAGGCGGATCTAATGCTGAGCAAACCCAATCTCCTGTCGGCGATAATCAATGGGCTTATGTCGTTgatcgaaaatttcaaaatcaCCTGGAAAGAATGCATCGAATCGACGGCgattgttaattttatgttgaatTTGCTTTCGAATCCAAATCTTCCTTCAAGG CTGGTCGTACTGGCGCTAAAGCTCACGCAAACCTCTATCGAACACTTTTTGGCTCCGAATCTTGCTCTGCTGATGGATAACATTTCTGGATCGGGACTAGAACACGTCGGTCACATTATATACAAACGGTTGCACGATCTCAGCTGGGAGGCCAGAGACACTGCTCTGGAGCTGCTCGCATCGATCGTCACCATTTCGGAAATCA AATTTCCCGCTTTTCAAAAGCATATTCTAGATTGTGATATCATCCCAGTggtagaagcagcagcaaagaaCGATACCGAAGCGTACGTTCGTGCTTCGGCCCTTCGCTGTCTGACACTCATGGTCAAGATTCGTTTGCTGTGGGACCATTCCCTATCGAAGCTGTCGTTAATG AATCACCTGATTGATGTGATCGACAATGAGAGTGAAGGTGTGGTTCGCCGTGAAGCAGTGAATGCGGTGAGGGAAATTTACGCTAACCACAAAATACAACCACAATGTTTGGATAGCGTGTTTTCGGTGCTGGCACACGCGGCCGCAAACGATCTGTACTGGGAAGTAAAGATCAATGCGCTTCAATTTTGGCGGCTTGTCATGTGTCGCCAATTTCAGCATCAAGGTATGATCGACGGTACCTTCCCGGCAGTAACATTCTCGAAGGAGCATAAAAAAATCGTTACACTTACCGATCGTGAAATTCAAACACGTCTTATGAAGGTACTTAATGAACTTTCGTTGCGCGGCTGTCTCGGAGTACTGCTTGCTTGTCTTGGAGACGATTGTGATCTGGGAGTGGTCAAGGAAACGATAGCAATCATAGATAAACTGATGTCACACTTGAACAAGTACAACTTTCTCGACTACTACCAGGTTCTATCTGGTACTGGAACATCTGCGAATCCGTCGGGATCGAAAGGAGAGGCTTCGGCTTCCCCGGCTAATGTCACTATACAAGGATTAGCTGTCAGTCCCACTTCACAACATGCTTCATCTACGTCCGGTAGGCTGTCTGTTATCGATACTAACTATTCGGAGGTTAAACCTCCTGAACGACCATCAATCGAAATGAATACGTCACAAAATCCGATCCATCATTCATTTGAGCAGGCTACGGTAACATCCACGGGGCAACAGAATGCCCCGGTGGCAGGTGCTATACCTCCTAGGCAACAGCGTAGAAATGATGCCGATTACAACAGTGGCAACGTTGCATGCAGCACCGCCAATGCGGATGAAATAATTGATTCTATCGTAAACCTTAACGATATGAATCTCCTGTCGGTGACTTACAACCCACATATGACGACCGTAGCGACAGCATACGGTCGCCAAACAGGGGACGATTGTGGTTGCGATGAGACGCTCCGGCATGCTGACCTTTTCCGACAGTATGCTTCCGTTAGTGCCGAAGAGTTTTTGACTCGCGTACAAACCCTTGACCTATCCGCGATCGTGGCAAGTCGACAGCAATGGCTAGAGAATACGGAAAGTTTTGGATCCCTTTTGGAtgacgttttgttttcgtattaCGCGGCCGACGTAAATGATGCGGACTGTTACTGA